In Candidatus Methylomirabilota bacterium, a single window of DNA contains:
- a CDS encoding DinB family protein translates to MHGWNPEGYAELLGVAYARSTKFPPAELARRLDRILESAERLVRAFPDSALGVTPPERKRTIRDLGYHVFRVGLTFVDAMERGELPEGWFEEPAPPEMQEAVAVASYGSLVRGRLQGWFEGVADDEFARVIAVYYGPQSGYDLLERTTWHAGQHLRQLYELAGRLGVTPPSPLPVEELRGLPLPDAVW, encoded by the coding sequence GTGCACGGCTGGAACCCCGAGGGGTATGCCGAGCTGCTCGGTGTCGCCTACGCACGGTCCACGAAGTTCCCGCCGGCCGAGCTGGCCCGGCGCCTGGACCGCATTTTAGAATCCGCCGAGCGGCTGGTGCGCGCCTTCCCCGACAGCGCGCTCGGCGTCACGCCGCCGGAGCGCAAGCGGACGATCCGCGACCTCGGCTACCACGTCTTCCGCGTCGGGTTGACCTTCGTCGACGCGATGGAGCGGGGCGAGCTTCCCGAAGGCTGGTTCGAGGAGCCGGCGCCGCCCGAGATGCAGGAAGCGGTCGCCGTCGCCAGCTACGGGTCACTGGTGCGGGGTCGCCTCCAGGGCTGGTTCGAAGGTGTGGCCGACGACGAGTTCGCGCGCGTCATCGCCGTCTACTACGGCCCCCAGTCGGGCTACGACCTGCTCGAGCGGACGACGTGGCATGCCGGCCAGCATCTGCGGCAGCTCTATGAGCTGGCCGGGAGGTTGGGCGTCACCCCGCCGTCGCCGCTGCCCGTCGAAGAGCTCCGGGGGCTGCCCCTGCCCGACGCGGTCTGGTAG
- a CDS encoding enoyl-CoA hydratase-related protein — protein sequence MGYQHLTLERRDQVATLTLNRPDAYNAFNLAFGHEIFQAVLEADDDAQVRCLLITGAGKAFCAGGDVREFVDNLPRIGAHTKELTTYLHGAVSRLCRSDKPVVVAVNGVAAGGGLSLVLAGDLVLAGESARFTMAYSKIAATPDGSSTYFLPRLVGLRRAMELYFTNRVLSAPEALNWGLVTRVVPDAELKPAAEALARELAQGPTRAFGAAKRLFHQATSESLETQMELEAQAIAASGRTEDFREGVTAFANKKTPTFRGR from the coding sequence ATGGGATACCAACACCTGACGCTCGAGCGTCGCGACCAGGTGGCGACGCTGACGCTGAATCGCCCCGACGCCTACAATGCGTTCAATCTGGCCTTCGGTCACGAGATCTTCCAGGCCGTGCTGGAGGCGGATGACGACGCCCAGGTGCGCTGCCTGCTCATCACCGGCGCCGGCAAGGCGTTCTGCGCCGGCGGGGACGTGCGGGAGTTCGTGGACAACCTGCCCCGGATCGGCGCGCACACCAAGGAGCTGACGACCTACCTGCACGGCGCCGTCTCCCGGCTGTGCCGCAGCGACAAGCCCGTCGTCGTCGCCGTCAACGGCGTCGCCGCCGGCGGCGGGCTGTCCCTGGTGCTGGCCGGCGACCTGGTCCTGGCGGGCGAGTCCGCGCGGTTCACCATGGCCTACTCGAAGATCGCGGCCACGCCCGACGGTTCGTCCACCTACTTTCTGCCGCGCCTGGTCGGCCTGCGCCGGGCCATGGAGCTCTACTTCACCAATCGCGTCCTCTCCGCGCCCGAGGCGCTGAACTGGGGCCTGGTGACCCGCGTCGTCCCCGACGCCGAGCTCAAGCCCGCGGCCGAGGCGCTGGCCCGCGAGCTGGCCCAGGGACCGACCCGAGCGTTCGGCGCCGCCAAGCGTCTCTTCCATCAGGCGACGTCGGAGAGCCTGGAGACCCAGATGGAGCTGGAAGCCCAGGCCATCGCCGCCAGCGGCCGCACCGAGGACTTTCGCGAAGGCGTCACCGCGTTCGCCAACAAGAAGACGCCGACCTTCCGCGGCCGGTAG